A single window of Coffea eugenioides isolate CCC68of chromosome 7, Ceug_1.0, whole genome shotgun sequence DNA harbors:
- the LOC113778232 gene encoding MORC family CW-type zinc finger protein 3-like, translated as MGDFCLKNELANEGDINCYVLLTKDHKPICRTQCFSPPSKMPTYWSISHIIRPEKAHIPHGLPCCSLYRASENSQQEIEWVRFLNFLQTYKKVAVGKLDSFEFYIIPPCEGSDLSHVRVLYKEERRNCLQDCLKQERLAGILSEQKNILLNAKPHRVVQSTRGCMQGRFESSLGEDAVSISNCIEDSISPECMLSDADGCQAQYKVKVSSKPENVVDPHGSLGRNYVQVDPSYLKTLGQVHSSWIFGAIAEFVDNSRDAKATKLQISMEMVYYKPAGKDIPMLSIIDDGHGMTHQEIVRMISFGHKQPEADDPDHIGRFGIGFKTGAMRIGKDALVLTQAASSRSVAFLSQSLNDGKDNLEIPIVSYRRVGQFMEIDSNVQNEASAKNNLKAIREFSPFNKYLIGEKAGLFSERGTGTQIYIWNLDQWGSDYSLCLETGMIGGSSFHQGDILIHSKRVRSRPGQMSETVPLDYSLKSYLEVIFFDPRMKIYVQGALIRTRPLAKSLHKTVVNEGVIMGKPVRLILGRCQLEWEQANCGIFLYWHGRLIEAYKRVGSMIHNGDAGRGIIGVIDLTDLMKDDNGHIWVHNNKQGFQDCEAYAELEKWLAIKTDDYLDKYVNKLQVEKGGPLHKPDHEWVQCDKCRKWRRLSAGFNSKTLPPDWFCYMKPFNGSCSVPEEKVEGGVVTISTKRSGYNCTKDLENKDRSSKESPESGSDNSSQSWEGDYKRRKGLPRSCKKNPNHI; from the exons ATGGGAGATTTTTGCTTAAAGAATGAGCTGGCAAATGAAG GTGATATTAATTGCTATGTTCTGCTGACAAAGGATCATAAACCCATCTGTCGGACACAATGCTTCAGTCCTCCTTCCAAGAT GCCTACTTATTGGAGCATATCACACATAATTAGGCCAGAAAAAGCTCATATTCCTCATGGGTTACCTTGTTGCAGCTTGTATCGCGCCTCTGAAAACTCTCAACAGGAAATAGAGTGGGTTAGGTTCTTGAATTTTCTTCAGACATATAAAAAG GTTGCTGTAGGAAAGCTCGATAGTTTTGAATTCTACATAATTCCTCCCTGTGAAGGCTCAGACTTAAGCCATGTCCGCGTTTTATACAAGGAGGAGAGAAGGAATTGTTTACAGGACTGTCTAAAACAAGAGAGACTGG CTGGGATCTTGTCCGAgcaaaaaaatattcttttgaaTGCTAAACCACATAGAGTTGTGCAATCAACAAGAGGTTGCATGCAAGGTAGATTTGAATCTTCATTGGGTGAGGATGCTGTATCAATCTCTAACTGTATTGAGGATAGTATATCTCCTGAGTGTATGCTTTCAGATGCTGATGGATGCCAAGCTCAATATAAGGTTAAAGTTAGCAGTAAACCTGAAAATGTAGTGGATCCCCATGGTTCCTTGGGTAGAAATTATGTGCAAGTAGATCCCAGTTATTTGAAAACCCTTGGTCAAGTTCATTCCAGCTGGATTTTTGGTGCAATTGCTGAGTTTGTTGACAATTCCAGAGATGCCAAAGCAACCAA ATTGCAAATTTCTATGGAAATGGTGTATTACAAACCAGCTGGCAAAGACATTCCGATGCTGTCAATAATAGATGATGGCCATGGGATGACTCATCAGGAGATTGTGAGAATGATTTCTTTTGGGCATAAGCAACCTGAGGCTGATGATCCTGATCATATTGGCAGATTTGGGATTGGTTTTAAG ACTGGGGCAATGAGAATTGGGAAGGATGCTTTGGTTCTTACTCAGGCTGCGAGCTCTCGTTCGGTTGCTTTTCTATCCCAGTCACTAAATGATGGAAAGGAT AATTTGGAGATCCCCATTGTCAGCTACCGCAGAGTCGGTCAATTTATGGAAATTGATTCCAATGTCCAAAATGAGGCTTCAGCAAAAAACAATCTGAAAGCAATTAGAGAGTTTTCTCCATTTAATAAGTATCTAATAGGAGAAAAGGCTGGTCTCTTTAGTGAAAGAGGTACTGGAACACAAATATACATTTGGAATTTAGATCAGTGGGGATCAGATTATAGCTTGTGTTTGGAAACTGGAATGATTGGCGGGAGTTCATTCCATCAAGGTGACATCCTTATTCATTCTAAACGTGTCAGATCTCGCCCAGGCCAAATGTCTGAAACA GTGCCTTTGGATTATTCTCTAAAATCTTATCTGGAAGTCATCTTCTTTGATCCACGAATGAAGATCTATGTTCAAGGAGCACTT ATTAGAACTCGTCCTTTAGCCAAGTCGCTGCATAAAACTGTAGTAAATGAGGGTGTTATTATGGGAAAACCAGTTCGGCTGATTCTTGGCCGCTGTCAACTGGAATGGGAGCAGGCAAATTGTGGAATTTTCTTGTATTGGCATGGGCGTCTGATTGAG GCTTACAAAAGAGTTGGTAGCATGATTCACAATGGCGATGCTGGTCGGGGCATTATTGGGGTTATCGATCTGACTGATTTAATG AAGGATGATAATGGTCATATTTGGGTGCACAATAACAAGCAAGGATTCCAGGACTGTGAAGCTTATGCAGAACTGGAGAAATGGTTGGCTATAAAAACAGATGACTACTTGGACAAATATGTGAATAAACTGCAAGTG GAAAAGGGTGGTCCCCTGCACAAACCTGATCACGAATGGGTGCAATGTGACAAATGCAGAAAGTGGAGAAGGTTAAGTGCTGGATTCAATAGCAAGACATTGCCCCCTGACTG GTTTTGTTATATGAAGCCTTTCAATGGAAGCTGTAGCGTGCCTGAAGAGAAGGTGGAAGGTGGAGTAGTGACAATATCTACTAAGCGTTCTGGATACAATTGCACCAAGGATTTGGAGAACAAAGACAGATCATCCAAGGAAAGCCCCGAAA GCGGCAGTGATAATTCAAGTCAGAGCTGGGAAGGAGATtataaaagaagaaagggaCTTCCGAGGAGTTGCAAAAAGAACCCGAATCACATATAG
- the LOC113778005 gene encoding uncharacterized protein LOC113778005, protein MEEAQLGLEEAGPRSTPPRVGPARSMPPTSLTLILPTCVCGMKTVMITSWTAQNPGRRFAKCALGEDGCGYWGWIDDEMCARSTMIIPGLLRKINGMEEKMVEFEKAARKWEAKAVKLEGKMKPLQTEIAKYKSANKRLIRCAVLPWLIVVLAMLVMRINNSGGMLQICGIVENP, encoded by the exons atggaagaagccCAACTTGGATTAGAGGAAGCAGGACCAAGATCAACGCCACCAAGAGTCGGGCCAGCAAGATCCATGCCACCTACATCGTTGACACTCATTTTGCCTACTTGTGTTTGTGGGATGAAGACAGTAATGATAACTTCATGGACTGCACAAAATCCGGGAAGAAGATTTGCCAAATGCGCATTGGGGGAG gatGGCTGTGGCTATTGGGGTTGGATAGATGATGAAATGTGCGCTCGATCTACAATGATTATACCGGGTCTACTCAGAAAGATCAATGGAATGGAGGAaaaaatggttgaatttgaaaaAGCTGCAAGAAAGTGGGAAGCAAAAGCTGTGAAATTAGAGGGTAAAATGAAGCCACTTCAAACTGAAATTGCCAAGTACAAATCAGCCAATAAGCGACTCATTCGATGCGCAGTGTTGCCTTGGCTAATAGTTGTCTTAGCAATGTTAGTTATGAGAATAAATAATTCTGGTGGCATGCTACAAATTTGTGGCATCGTTGAAAATCCTTGA